In Ahaetulla prasina isolate Xishuangbanna chromosome 6, ASM2864084v1, whole genome shotgun sequence, a single window of DNA contains:
- the LBX1 gene encoding transcription factor LBX1, with protein sequence MTSKDEGKAASAEERRRSPLDHLPPPANSNKPLTPFSIEDILNKPSVRRSYTICGTAHLLSAAEKHPPAALPLSSRALLSQTSPLCALEELASKTFKGLEVSVLQAAEGRDGMTIFGQRQTPKKRRKSRTAFTNHQIYELEKRFLYQKYLSPADRDQIAQQLGLTNAQVITWFQNRRAKLKRDLEEMKADVESAKKLGPNTQVDIVAIAELETTPEGRAKSRSLSPTHPKHGLEGNGALQLSPASPLTDQPGSSKDCSEDEDVEIDVDD encoded by the exons ATGACTTCCAAAGACGAGGGCAAAGCTGCCTCGGCCGAGGAACGCCGGAGAAGCCCTCTGGACCATTTGCCGCCTCCGGCCAACTCCAACAAACCTCTGACGCCCTTCAGCATCGAGGACATCCTCAACAAGCCCTCGGTAAGGAGAAGCTACACCATCTGCGGGACTGCCCACTTGCTCTCCGCCGCCGAGAAGCACCCCCCGGCTGCCCTGCCCCTTTCTAGCCGGGCACTGCTCTCGCAAACCTCGCCTCTCTGCGCCCTCGAGGAGCTAGCCAGCAAGACCTTCAAAGGACTGGAAGTCAGCGTCCTGCAAGCGGCAGAAG GAAGGGATGGGATGACAATTTTTGGCCAGAGGCAAACCCccaagaaaaggagaaaatctAGAACAGCCTTTACAAACCATCAAATCTACGAGCTGGAGAAGCGCTTTTTGTACCAGAAATATTTGTCCCCCGCTGATCGGGACCAGATAGCCCAGCAGTTGGGTTTGACCAATGCCCAAGTGATAACGTGGTTTCAGAATCGCAGGGCCAAACTCAAGCGGGACCTGGAAGAGATGAAAGCAGACGTGGAGTCTGCCAAGAAACTGGGACCCAACACCCAGGTGGATATTGTAGCCATTGCTGAGCTGGAGACAACCCCTGAAGGGAGAGCGAAGTCCCGCTCCCTTTCTCCTACCCATCCCAAACATGGACTGGAAGGTAACGGGGCCCTCCAGCTCTCCCCGGCCTCTCCTCTCACGGACCAGCCGGGCAGTAGCAAGGACTGCTCGGAGGACGAAGACGTGGAAATTGACGTCGATGACTGA